Within Corynebacterium timonense, the genomic segment TCATGCTCATCACCGTCACCGAGCGCACCCGCGAGATCGGCGTGCGCAAGGCGCTCGGCGCGACAAACACGGACATCCGGACGCAGTTTATCGTCGAGGCGATGCTCGTCTGCCTCGTCGGCGGCATCATCGGCGTCGTCCTCGGTGGGGCGATCGGCATGATCGCCACCGCCTCCTTCGACGCGTTCGTCTACCCGCCGATCGGTGCGGTGCTCTTTTCGCTCGCCTTCTCGCTCATCACCGGCGTGTTCTTCGGCGCCTACCCGGCGTCGAAAGCCGCGAAGATGCAGCCTATCGACGCCCTGCGGTACGAGTAACCACAGGTCGGGGCGAGGGTTGACGGCGGCGATAAGATGAGCCGCATGGCCAAAAATTCCTCCTTCGTCCACCTCCACAACCACACAGAGTTTTCCATGCTCGACGGCATGGCAAAGGTGGATCTGCTCGCGGAGGAGGTCGTGCGCCAGGGCATGCCGGCCGTGGGCATGACCGACCACGGCAACATGTTCGGCTCCAACGCGTTCTACCGCCGGATGGTCGATGCCGGCGTCAAGCCGATCATCGGCATTGAGGCCTACATGGCGCCCGGCTCGCGCTTTAACAAAAAGCGCGTGCTCTGGGGCACACCGGACCAGAAGCCGGACGACGTCTCCGCCTCCGGCGCCTACCTGCACCAGACGATGCTCGCGGAAAACGCCACGGGCCTGCGCAACCTCTTTAAGCTGTCGTCCTTGGCGTCCTACGAGGGCCAGCTGGGCAAGTGGCCGCGCATGGACGCCGAACTCATCGCTGAGCACGCCGACGGCATCATCGCCACCACCGGCTGCCCCTCGGGCGACGTGCAGACGCGCCTGCGCCTCGGCCAGTTCGACGAGGCGCTCGAGGCCGCCGCGATGTGGCAGGACATCTACGGCAAGGACAACTACTTCCTCGAGCTCATGGACCACGGCCTGCACATCGAACGCCGCGTGCGCGACGACCTGCTGCGCATCGGCGAGGCGCTCGACCTGCCCCCGCTGGTGACCAACGACTGCCACTACGTGCTCGAGTCCCAGGCCCCGTCGCACGAGGCGATGCTGTGCGTGCAGACCGGCAAGACCCTCATGGATCCGGACCGCTTCAAATTCGACGGCACCGGCTACTACATCAAGTCCGCCGCCCAGATGCGCGAGCTGTGGGACTCGATGGTTCCCGACGGCTGCGACAACACGCTGTGGATCGCTGAGCGCGTCGGCGACTACGGGGAGCTGTGGGAGGAGCACCCGCACGACCGCATGCCCATCGCCGACGTGCCCGAGGGGGAGACCCCGACGACGTGGCTGCGCAAGGAGGTGCACGCAGGCCTGCGCGAGCGTTTCGAGGGCGGTGAGGTGCCCGCCGAGTACGCCGAGCGCGCGGACTACGAGATCGACGTCATCGATATGAAGGGCTACCCCTCCTACTTCCTCATCGTCGCCGAGCTGATCAAGCACGCCCGCGAGGTCGGCATCCGCGTCGGGCCGGGCCGTGGGTCGGCGGCAGGCTCGCTCGTGGCCTACGCCCTGACCATCACCAACATCGACCCGATGGAGCACGGGCTGCTGTTCGAGCGCTTCCTCAACCCGGAGCGCCCGTCCGCGCCCGATATCGACATCGACTTCGACGACCGCCGCCGCGGCGAGATGATCACCTACGCCGCCGAGCGCTGGGGCGAGGACAAGATCGCCCAGGTGATTACCTTCGGCACCGTGAAGACCAAGCAAGCCATCAAGGACTCGGCGCGCGTGCACTTCGGCCAGCCCGGCTTCCAGATGGCCGACCGCATCAACGGCGCGCTGCCGCCGGCCATTATGGCCAAGGACATCCCGCTGTCCGGCATCACGGACCCGGAGCACGAGCGCTACGCGGAGGCCACCGAGGTGCGCTCGCTCATTGAGACGGACCCGGACGTGGCCAAAATCTACGAAACCGCCCGTGGCCTCGAAGGCGTCGTGCGCCAGGCGGGCGTCCACGCCTGCGCGGTGATCATGGCCTCGGTGCCGCTCATGGACCACATCCCGATGTGGAAACGCTCCGCCGACGGCGCCATCATCACCGGGTGGGACTACCCGGCCTGCGAGGCTATCGGCCTGCTGAAGATGGACTTTTTGGGGCTGCGCAACCTCACGGTGCTTGGCGACGCCCTGGAGAACGTGAAGAAAAACCGCGGCGAGATCCTCGACCTGGAGGCCCTGGACACCGACGACGCCGCCGTCTACGAGCTGCTCTCGCGCGGCGACACCCTGGGGGTGTTCCAGCTGGACTCGGGCGGCATGCAGGACCTGCTCAAGCGCATGCGCCCGACGGGCTTCAACGACATCGTCGCTTCGCTGGCCCTGTACCGCCCGGGCCCGATGGGTGTGAAGGCGCACGAGGCATACGCGGACCGCAAGAACGGGCGCAAACCGATCACCCCGATCCACCCGGAGCTCGAGGAGCCGCTCGAGGAGATCCTGGACGAGACCTACGGCCTCATCGTCTACCAGGAGCAGATCATGAGGATCTCGCAGAAGGTGGCCAACTACACGGCCGGCGAGGCGGACGGCTTCCGCAAGGCGATGGGCAAGAAGAAGCCGGAGGTCCTGGCCCAGCAGTACGAGAAGTTCTCCGAGGGCATGTTCTCCAACGGTTACTCCAAAGACGCGGTCGACGCCCTGTGGGGCACGATTGAGCCTTTTGCCTCCTACGCGTTTAACAAGTCCCACGCCGCCGGCTACGCCCTCGTGTCTTACTGGACGGCCTACATGAAGGCGAACTACACCGCCGAGTACATGGCGGCGCTTCTCACCTCAGTGGGCGACAAGAAGGACAAGTCCGCCATCTACCTCGCCGACTGCCGCCACCTGGGCATTTCGGTGCTGCAGCCGGACATCAACGAATCCGAGGAGAACTTCATCGCCGTCGGCGAGGACATCCGCTACGGCCTGGCCGCGGTGCGCAACGTGGGCGCAGAGGTCGTGGAGTCCATCAAGGACACCCGCAAAGCGAAGGGCGCGTTCACCAGCTTTTCCGACTACCTCGACAAGATCGACTTGCTGCCGTGCAACAAGCGCATCACGGAGTCGCTCATCAAGGCCGGCGCCTTCGACTCGCTGGGGCACCCGCGCAAGGGCCTCATGCTCATCCAGGAAGACGCCGTGGACTCCGTGCTGACCACGAAGAAGGCGGCCGACAAGGGGCAGTTTGACCTCTTCGCCGGCCTCGGCGGCGGGGAAGGCGAGGCCTCGGCAGCGTTCGCGCTCGAGGTGCCGGAGGACGAATGGGACCGCAAACACAAGCTGGCGCTGGAGCGCGAGATGCTCGGCCTGTACGTCTCGGGCCACCCGCTCGACGGCTTCGGGGAGGCACTCGACGCGCAGACGGACACGCAGCTGACCGACATCCTGTCCGGGGAGATGCGCAACGGCGCGGAGGTGACCATCGGCGGCCTCATTTCGGGCGTCGATAGGCGATTTTCTAAGAAGGACGGCTCGCCGTGGGCCATCGTGACCATCGAGGACCATCACGGTGCGCAGGTGGAGGTCCTGCTGTTTAACAAGGTCTACGCGCTGGTCGCGCCGCAGATTGTGGAGGACAACATCATCCTGGTCAAGGCGCACGTGTCCATCCGCGACGAGCGCATGAGCCTGTTCGGCGACGACGTCAAGGTTCCCGAGCTCGGCCCGGGCAACGGCGCCGGCCTGCCGCTGCGGCTCACGCTGCGCACCGAGCAGTGCACCCTGGACAACGTGCGCAGGCTCAAGGAAGTCCTCGTGGCCAACCCGGGCGACTCGGACGTCTACCTCAACCTCGTCCACGGCGACCAGGAGCAGCTCATGGTGTTGGGCGATCACTTGCGCGTCGAGCGCTCCGCGAACCTAATGGGCGACCTCAAGGCAAACCTGGGCGCGGGGATCCTTGGGTAGGCTACTCCCCGTGGAACGAGAAACTGGTGACCTCGCGCTCACGAGGACGGCCGTAGAAGGCATCGACGACGAGCTGTTCACCCGCTACAAGGGAGGCTGGCCGCACGAAATTGGCATCGCGTTGTGGGATGCCGTCTACAGCATGAGCGCCCGGTACAGTGGGGTGAAAGCTGGCCTTGCGCGCCTGAGGGATGGGCTGCACGAACGCGGCATGAGCACAGACTCCCTCAGCGTCGTGGCGCACCTGGACGAGCGCGTCGTCATCGAGGCCATGGGCGCCGGCCGCGTCGCGCCCGGCAGACCGAGAAGCACCACCAAGGCGGCCGCGGCGCGGGAGGTCGCCCGGCGCTTCCGCGACGTGAATATTGAGACCGCGGCCGACCTTCGCTCCTTCGCCTACCCCACGGGTTCGCGTCGGCCCGACGAGGATCGGGTCGCAGCGCTCATCCGAGCGTACAGCGGCGTCTACGGATGCGGGCCGGTCACCGCCGAGTACTTCCTCATGCTCCTGGGGGTTCCCGGGCTCAAGGCAGACCGGCGCCTGGTGAGTTTCGTCTCCCGGGCCGTCGGCAGGACGGTCAGCAGCCGGGAGGCCCGCCGCCTCCTCGTCGACGTCTACGAGACGCTCGCCGAGGAGGGCGCGTGCAAGGCAACTCTCCTTGAGTTCGACCACGCGATCTGGTTGCACGAGACGTCTCGACACGAAGGGCCGCGGGCGCAGGGGCTACACTGATTCAGCATGAACGCAGCCGTGCCGACACCGCAGAACGAGCCCCACACGCCGCCGTCGACAGCAGAGGTCCACGCGGCCGATATTCAGGCAGCTCAGGCGAAGATTTCGACGGTGATCGAGCCCACTCCGCTGCAGTACTGCCCGCGCCTGTCGCAGCAGTACGGGCTCGAGGTGTACCTCAAGCGCGAGGACCTGCAGGACGTGCGCTCCTACAAGATCCGCGGCGCCTATTACAACGTCGCCTCGCTCACGGACGAGGAAAGGTCCGCGGGCGTCGTCGCGGCCTCGGCCGGCAACCACGCCCAAGGGGTGGCCTACGCCTGCCGCGCCATGGGCATCGCAGGAAAGATCTTCGTGCCCAAGCCCACCCCGAAGCAAAAGCGCGACCGCATCCTCGTCCACGGCGGGGAGAACATCGAGCTCGTCGTCACGGGTAACACCTTCGACGAGGCGGCCGAGGCCGCGCGTGTCGACGCCACCGAGCGCGGCGCCACCATCATCGAGCCGTTCGACGCCCGCGAGACCGTGATCGGTCAGGGCACCGTCGCCGCCGAGATCCTCGCGCAGCTGACCGGCCTGGGCCGCGAGCTCGACAGCGTCATCGTCCCCGTCGGTGGCGGGGGACTGGCCGCCGGCATCGTCTCCTACCTCGCTGATATGTCCCCGCGCACCTCGGTCGTCGCCGTCGAACCGGCGGGCGCGGCGTCCATGGCGGCGGCGGTGAACAACGGCGGCCCGGTCACGCTGAGCGCCATCGACCCCTTCGTCGACGGCGCCGCCGTCAAGCGCGCCGGGGCGTTTCCCTTCGAGATCATCGAGCGCAACCTCGGGCGGATCCACCTCATCGCCAGCGAAGAGGGCGCGGTGTGTACCGAGATGCTCGCGCTCTACCAGAACGAGGGGATCATCGCCGAGCCCGCCGGCGCCCTCTCCGTCGCCGGACTCAATGGGGTGAAACTCGAGCCGGGCAGCACCGTCGTGTGCGTCATCTCAGGCGGCAACAACGACGTGCTGCGCTACGCGGAAGTCATGGAGCGCTCCCTGGTGCACCGCGGCCTGAAGCACTACTTCCTGGTCAACTTCCCCCAGGAGCCGGGGCAGCTCCGCAGCTTCCTCACCGACATCTTGGGTGCGGACGACGACATCGTCCTGTTCGAGTACCTGAAGAAGAACAACCGCGAGACCGGCGTGGCGCTCGTGGGCGTGGAGCTCAGCCGCGCCAGCGACCTCGACCCGTTGCTCGCCCGGATGGAGGGTTCGCCGATCGAGTGCCGGCGCCTCATGCCGGGCACCGACGAGTACGAGTTCATCGTCGCCAGCTAGGTGCGGCGTGGGGCCTGCGGCTCGATGATCGCGAACTCCCAGGGCCCCAGGGCGGTCTCCTCGGGCCCTACCTGGGGGGCGCTGAAGGAGTACACAAGCTCTCCGCCGACGGGCACGCGCACGGGCGCGTCGCTGAAGTTGGCGGCGAGCAAGATGGTGTCGTAGCGCATGGCCAGCCACTGCTCGCCGTGCTCGACGTGCAGGTCGCGCAGGTCGTCGCGGGCCAGACGGTACTGCTCGCGCAGGCCGATGAGCGCCTGGTACGTCTCAAACATCTCGTCCTGGTCCTCGTCGACGTCCCAGACCAGCTGGGCGCTCTCGAAGGTGCGCACGTCCGCGGGGTCGGGCACGTCCTCTGGGCGCCAGCCGAGGCGCGAGAACTCCTCGAAACGCCCGTGGCGTGTCAGGCGGTTGAGCTCGTCGCTGGTGTGGGAGACGAAGAAGGGGAAGGGTGTGCGGGCGGCGAACTCCTCGCCCATGAACAGCATCGGGGTGAACGGGGAGAACAACACGACCGCGGCTTTGAGCGCGAGCTGCGTTGGCGTGAGGTTCTGGGAGGGCCGGTCGCCCTTCGCACGGTTTCCGGTCTGGTCGTGCGTCGTGGTGTAGGCAATCAGGCGCCACGGTGCGACGGCGCCCATATCGAGGGGGCGGCCGTGGTGGCGCCGCCGGTAGATGGAGTAATCGCCGCGAAAGCGGTAGCCGTGGGAGAGGGTGTCGGCGAGGATCTCGATGGTGCCGTAGTCGACGTAGTAGGCGCCGCGTTCCCCGCTGACGAGCGTGTGGATGCTGTGGTGGACGTCGTCGACCCACTGGGCGCTTAAGCCGTAGCCGCCGACGGACTCGTCGTTGATAATCCGCGGGTCGTTGAGGTCCGACTCGCCGATAATGATGCGCGGCACCCCGGTGTCGGCGGCGACGCTGTCGGCGACGGCGCGAATCTCCTCCATGATGGAGTAGGCGAGGCGGTCGTCGTAGGAGTGGATCGCGTCGAGGCGCAGGCCGTCAATGTGGAACTCGTCGAGCCACTGCCGCACGGCGTCGAGGATGTAGGCGCGCACCTCGTCCGAGCCCGGGCCGGAGATGTTGACCACGTCGCCCCAGCCGGTGTTTCCGCTGGTGGTGTACGGTCCGAACAACCCGTTGTAGTTGCCGTCCGGGCCGAAATGGTTGTACACGACGTCGAGAAAAACAGCGAGCCCCGCGTTGTGGGCGGCGTCCACGAGCTTTTTCAGCCCGGTCGGCCCGCCGTAGGAATGCTGCACGGCGAACCAATCGACGCCGTCGTACCCCCAGTTCCGGGTGCCGCCGAAGGGCTGCACCGGCATGATCTCGATGGCCGTGACGCCGAGAGAGACGAGGTAGTCCAGCTTCTCCGCCACCCCGGCGAAGCTCCCGGCTGCGGTGAATGTGCCGACGTGCAGCTCGTAGATCACCTGTCCGCGCAGCTCGCGCCCGCGCCACGCGTCGTCGCTCCATGCGAAGTCGGTCGGCACGACCTCCGAAGGGCCGTGCACACCCTCCGGCTGCGCCCGCGAACGCGGGTCGGGCAAGGGTTTGGTCCAGTTGGTGCCGTCGAAAAGGACGAAGCTGTAGCGCTGGCCGGCCGTCGGCGTGATGTCCGCGGGCTCCGCGTACCACCAACCCTCGCGCGCGTCGTCGCGCACCATGCCGAACTCCGCGCCGTCGACAGTGATGCGCGCCTGATGCGCGTAGGGGGCCCAGATCTCGAATCTCGCGGGGGTAGACATAGCCTCCACGTTACTGCCCCGCCGGTAGAGTTCTTGGACACCATGACAGACACCTTCACGCCCTACGAGCTGCCCCGCCCCGGGCAGGTGGTCGAGCACGAGATCGAGATCAAGCGCTCGCGCTTTATCACCCGCATCGCCCGCGCCCAGAACGAGGACGAGGCCCGCGCCGTCATTGCCTCAGCGCGCGAAGACTACCCCGACGCCAGACACCACTGCAGCGCCTACATCTACCGCGTCGAGGGGGCGCAGCCGGTCGAGCGCTCCTCCGACGACGGGGAGCCCGCCGGAACCGCGGGCATCCCCATGCTCGAGACCCTCCGGGGCTCGGGGCTTTTCGACGTCGCGGCGGTGGTCACCCGCTATTTCGGCGGCACGAAGCTCGGCACGGGAGGGCTGGTCAGCGCCTATTCGACGTCGGTAAGCGAGGCCCTCGACATGGTCGAGCGCGTCACCCGGAGCCCGAAACGTCTCGGGCAGGTCGCGCTGCCGCACGCGGACGCGGGGCGGGTGGAAGGCGAGCTGCGCGCCGTCGGAGTCGACGTGATCGACGTGGAATACGCGACGCTCGCGCGCTACACCCTCGCCTTCGCGCCGGAGGACATCGAGCGCGTACGAGAGAAGATCGCCGCGGCGACCCGTGGTAGCGCGGAGCTGAAAGACCCCGACGGGATCACGTACACGTGGGTGGAAGGCTGAGGGGTTAAAATCATGGCCATGACTATGCAGCCGCGCCCGAACAACCCCATCGAACGCCGTAAACAAGCCGTCCGCCGCTACTCACGCAACGCCGCCATCTGGGTCGGCGGTGGCCTCGCGGGCGGCGTCCTGCTGGGGCTGCTCGCCGGCTCGTGGTTCCTGCTGTTCCTCGGTCTCGTCGCCGCCGTCGCGGGCGGGTGGACGAACTACAGCAAGGTGCAGAAGGTCGTCAACCACCGCGACCAGTACTAAACGCCCATGAGCGACGCTGAAGGCAGCGCGGTTCGCATCGACGTCTGGCTGTGGGCCGTGCGCGTGTACAAGACCCGCTCCCAGTCCGCCGAGGCCGTGCGCGCCGGGCACGTCAAGCTCAACGGCCATCCGCCCAAGCCCGCCGCCCAGGTTGTTCCGGGAGACCAGATCCGGGTGTGGAAGGACCACCGCTACCTCGAGTTCGAGGTCACGGGCACGCCCAAAAAGCGCGTCGGGGCTCCCGTGGCGCGCACGATGTACATCGACCACTCCCCGCCGCCACCGCCGCGTGAAATCCTCGCCTCCCTGCCCACGCGCGACAGGGGTGCCGGGCGCCCGACGAAGAAGGATCGGCGCGCCATCGACCGCCTCCACGGACGCCGCTAAACGCTCCCGGCGGGCGCCTAGTCATGCCGGGACCGCAGCGCCACGAGGCGCGTGGAAAGCCGGTCGCGCCTTTGGTTCGG encodes:
- the dnaE gene encoding DNA polymerase III subunit alpha; this encodes MAKNSSFVHLHNHTEFSMLDGMAKVDLLAEEVVRQGMPAVGMTDHGNMFGSNAFYRRMVDAGVKPIIGIEAYMAPGSRFNKKRVLWGTPDQKPDDVSASGAYLHQTMLAENATGLRNLFKLSSLASYEGQLGKWPRMDAELIAEHADGIIATTGCPSGDVQTRLRLGQFDEALEAAAMWQDIYGKDNYFLELMDHGLHIERRVRDDLLRIGEALDLPPLVTNDCHYVLESQAPSHEAMLCVQTGKTLMDPDRFKFDGTGYYIKSAAQMRELWDSMVPDGCDNTLWIAERVGDYGELWEEHPHDRMPIADVPEGETPTTWLRKEVHAGLRERFEGGEVPAEYAERADYEIDVIDMKGYPSYFLIVAELIKHAREVGIRVGPGRGSAAGSLVAYALTITNIDPMEHGLLFERFLNPERPSAPDIDIDFDDRRRGEMITYAAERWGEDKIAQVITFGTVKTKQAIKDSARVHFGQPGFQMADRINGALPPAIMAKDIPLSGITDPEHERYAEATEVRSLIETDPDVAKIYETARGLEGVVRQAGVHACAVIMASVPLMDHIPMWKRSADGAIITGWDYPACEAIGLLKMDFLGLRNLTVLGDALENVKKNRGEILDLEALDTDDAAVYELLSRGDTLGVFQLDSGGMQDLLKRMRPTGFNDIVASLALYRPGPMGVKAHEAYADRKNGRKPITPIHPELEEPLEEILDETYGLIVYQEQIMRISQKVANYTAGEADGFRKAMGKKKPEVLAQQYEKFSEGMFSNGYSKDAVDALWGTIEPFASYAFNKSHAAGYALVSYWTAYMKANYTAEYMAALLTSVGDKKDKSAIYLADCRHLGISVLQPDINESEENFIAVGEDIRYGLAAVRNVGAEVVESIKDTRKAKGAFTSFSDYLDKIDLLPCNKRITESLIKAGAFDSLGHPRKGLMLIQEDAVDSVLTTKKAADKGQFDLFAGLGGGEGEASAAFALEVPEDEWDRKHKLALEREMLGLYVSGHPLDGFGEALDAQTDTQLTDILSGEMRNGAEVTIGGLISGVDRRFSKKDGSPWAIVTIEDHHGAQVEVLLFNKVYALVAPQIVEDNIILVKAHVSIRDERMSLFGDDVKVPELGPGNGAGLPLRLTLRTEQCTLDNVRRLKEVLVANPGDSDVYLNLVHGDQEQLMVLGDHLRVERSANLMGDLKANLGAGILG
- the ilvA gene encoding threonine ammonia-lyase IlvA: MNAAVPTPQNEPHTPPSTAEVHAADIQAAQAKISTVIEPTPLQYCPRLSQQYGLEVYLKREDLQDVRSYKIRGAYYNVASLTDEERSAGVVAASAGNHAQGVAYACRAMGIAGKIFVPKPTPKQKRDRILVHGGENIELVVTGNTFDEAAEAARVDATERGATIIEPFDARETVIGQGTVAAEILAQLTGLGRELDSVIVPVGGGGLAAGIVSYLADMSPRTSVVAVEPAGAASMAAAVNNGGPVTLSAIDPFVDGAAVKRAGAFPFEIIERNLGRIHLIASEEGAVCTEMLALYQNEGIIAEPAGALSVAGLNGVKLEPGSTVVCVISGGNNDVLRYAEVMERSLVHRGLKHYFLVNFPQEPGQLRSFLTDILGADDDIVLFEYLKKNNRETGVALVGVELSRASDLDPLLARMEGSPIECRRLMPGTDEYEFIVAS
- the treZ gene encoding malto-oligosyltrehalose trehalohydrolase; protein product: MSTPARFEIWAPYAHQARITVDGAEFGMVRDDAREGWWYAEPADITPTAGQRYSFVLFDGTNWTKPLPDPRSRAQPEGVHGPSEVVPTDFAWSDDAWRGRELRGQVIYELHVGTFTAAGSFAGVAEKLDYLVSLGVTAIEIMPVQPFGGTRNWGYDGVDWFAVQHSYGGPTGLKKLVDAAHNAGLAVFLDVVYNHFGPDGNYNGLFGPYTTSGNTGWGDVVNISGPGSDEVRAYILDAVRQWLDEFHIDGLRLDAIHSYDDRLAYSIMEEIRAVADSVAADTGVPRIIIGESDLNDPRIINDESVGGYGLSAQWVDDVHHSIHTLVSGERGAYYVDYGTIEILADTLSHGYRFRGDYSIYRRRHHGRPLDMGAVAPWRLIAYTTTHDQTGNRAKGDRPSQNLTPTQLALKAAVVLFSPFTPMLFMGEEFAARTPFPFFVSHTSDELNRLTRHGRFEEFSRLGWRPEDVPDPADVRTFESAQLVWDVDEDQDEMFETYQALIGLREQYRLARDDLRDLHVEHGEQWLAMRYDTILLAANFSDAPVRVPVGGELVYSFSAPQVGPEETALGPWEFAIIEPQAPRRT
- a CDS encoding YigZ family protein: MTDTFTPYELPRPGQVVEHEIEIKRSRFITRIARAQNEDEARAVIASAREDYPDARHHCSAYIYRVEGAQPVERSSDDGEPAGTAGIPMLETLRGSGLFDVAAVVTRYFGGTKLGTGGLVSAYSTSVSEALDMVERVTRSPKRLGQVALPHADAGRVEGELRAVGVDVIDVEYATLARYTLAFAPEDIERVREKIAAATRGSAELKDPDGITYTWVEG
- a CDS encoding RNA-binding S4 domain-containing protein encodes the protein MSDAEGSAVRIDVWLWAVRVYKTRSQSAEAVRAGHVKLNGHPPKPAAQVVPGDQIRVWKDHRYLEFEVTGTPKKRVGAPVARTMYIDHSPPPPPREILASLPTRDRGAGRPTKKDRRAIDRLHGRR